One Aegilops tauschii subsp. strangulata cultivar AL8/78 chromosome 7, Aet v6.0, whole genome shotgun sequence genomic window carries:
- the LOC109787484 gene encoding BTB/POZ and MATH domain-containing protein 1 → MLGSRFIEFELEYSKTRNLSVGDVVRSDEIFAGGHVWKIYCYPYGTKKASTGRYVSLYLRLVSKAKCVKAIFEASLLRRGGPGRAKRCTKVYPPNGISSRSRGWHEFVSRSDLESGSVRKGCVTFLCGITVLCDSSIAVPSSDIESHLGGLLDRSEGTDVSFCVKGETFHTHRAILAARSPVFRAGLFGPMAESTMACVTLHEIEPLVFKTLLRFMYTDSLPVDRELGDSITDMVKHLLAASDRYALDRLKLACAQKLWEGVSADTVADALACAEIYNCQELKSRCIDFVMAKDNFKKTVLTESFISLLHKFPSIRAELRAKVGS, encoded by the coding sequence ATGCTGGGCTCCAGATTCATCGAGTTCGAACTGGAATATTCAAAAACCAGGAACCTTTCAGTCGGCGACGTCGTCCGCTCCGATGAGATCTTTGCCGGAGGGCACGTCTGGAAGATATACTGCTACCCATATGGCACCAAGAAGGCCAGCACAGGCAGATACGTCTCCCTGTACCTACGGCTCGTCAGCAAAGCCAAATGTGTCAAGGCCATCTTTGAGGCTTCCCTGCTACGCAGGGGCGGTCCTGGGCGTGCAAAAAGATGCACCAAGGTGTACCCACCCAATGGCATCAGCTCTAGGAGCAGGGGATGGCATGAGTTTGTAAGCCGAAGCGATCTGGAGTCTGGTTCCGTCCGGAAAGGATGCGTTACATTCTTATGTGGGATCACGGTTCTGTGTGACAGCTCCATTGCTGTGCCATCCTCGGACATAGAGAGCCATCTTGGCGGTCTGCTGGATCGCTCCGAGGGGACGGATGTTTCATTCTGCGTGAAAGGCGAGACGTTTCACACGCACCGGGCAATTCTCGCCGCGCGGTCACCGGTCTTCAGGGCGGGGCTCTTTGGCCCCATGGCCGAGTCTACAATGGCGTGTGTCACGCTGCACGAAATTGAACCTTTGGTGTTTAAAACCCTGCTTCGGTTCATGTACACTGACTCCCTGCCTGTGGACAGAGAGCTCGGGGACTCTATCACTGATATGGTAAAGCATCTGCTTGCTGCATCGGATCGGTATGCATTGGACCGGTTGAAGCTCGCATGTGCTCAGAAGTTGTGGGAAGGTGTGTCGGCTGATACGGTTGCGGATGCTTTAGCTTGCGCTGAGATATACAATTGCCAAGAGTTGAAGAGCAGGTGCATTGACTTTGTTATGGCAAAAGATAATTTCAAGAAGACTGTGTTGACTGAAAGTTTCATTAGCTTGTTGCATAAATTCCCCTCTATTCGTGCTGAGCTGAGAGCGAAGGTTGGGAGTTGA